A single Anopheles maculipalpis chromosome 3RL, idAnoMacuDA_375_x, whole genome shotgun sequence DNA region contains:
- the LOC126561926 gene encoding sensory neuron membrane protein 2 isoform X2 — MVQCTLIWAGIGVMMAVSGALLGWVVFPRAVHEKVIEATELRQGTDQYKRWEALPQPLDFKVYIFNVTNPYEVMQGRRPKVVEVGPYVYFQYRQKDNIRFSRDRSKVHYSQQQMYVFDPESSYPLTENDDLTVLNMHMNSILQIAEDETYDSLRLINAELNRIFGRPDTMFLRTTPKQFLFDGVPFCVNVIGIAKAICKEIEKRNTKTIRTMPDGSLRFSFFSHKNMTDDGMFTINTGIKDPSRTQMIEQWNGRTTLEVWNNRSSGLPSACNKIRGTDGSGYPPFRTGVERMTIFSTDICRTVDIKLTGASSYEGIPALRYEIDGNFLHEIGPEYGNECYCVNKIPKSIVKSNGCLYKGALDLSNCFDAPVVLTLPHMLGVAEEYTALIDGMDPEPDRHQIFVDVEPYTGTPLTGGKRVQFNMFLRRIDAIKLTDRLQPTLFPVIWIDEGIALNEDMVKLIDDSLMKVLSLLDIVQWVLIGVGLLLAILMPIVFFVKRCRGNDSRTVSPAVTATTSAASLSMATGVTGERNK; from the exons GCTACGGAACTACGTCAAGGGACGGATCAATACAAGCGATGGGAAGCATTGCCACAGCCGTTAGATTTTAAAGTGTACATATTCAACGTCACTaatccgtacgaagtgatgcAAGGACGACGGCCGAAGGTGGTTGAAGTTGGACCATACGTTTATTT CCAATATCGCCAGAAGGATAATATACGGTTTAGTCGAGATCGGTCCAAGGTGCATTACAGTCAGCAGCAGATGTATGTCTTCGATCCCGAATCGTCCTATCCACTGACGGAAAACGATGATCTTACAGTGTTAAACATGCACATGAAT TCCATACTGCAAATAGCCGAGGATGAAACGTACGACAGTTTGCGACTGATCAATGCCGAGCTGAACCGTATCTTTGGCCGACCGGACACAATGTTCCTGCGGACGACACCGAAACAGTTTCTCTTCGACGGTGTACCGTTCTGCGTGAATGTGATCGGCATTGCGAAAGCAATCTGCAAGGAGATCGAGAAGCGTAACACCAAAACCATTCGCACCATGCCGGATGGAAGTTTACGGTTTTCGTTCTTTAGCCAC AAAAACATGACAGATGATGGTATGTTTACGATCAACACGGGAATTAAGGATCCGTCGCGGACGCAAATGATTGAACAGTGGAATGGCCGAACAACGCTCGAGGTGTGGAACAATCGGAGCAGTGGATTGCCCTCTGCCTGCAACAAGATCCGGGGTACTGATGGGTCCGGCTATCCACCGTTCCGAACCGGTGTCGAACGAATGACGATCTTCAGCACCGATATCTGCCG CACGGTGGACATTAAGCTAACCGGGGCATCATCGTACGAAGGCATCCCCGCACTGCGGTACGAGATCGACGGTAACTTCCTGCATGAAATAGGACCCGAGTACGGCAACGAGTGTTACTGCGTGAACAAGATCCCGAAGTCGATCGTTAAAAGCAATGGCTGCCTGTACAAGGGCGCACTGGATCTTTCCAACTGTTTCG ATGCACCGGTGGTTCTGACGCTTCCTCATATGCTGGGTGTAGCCGAGGAATATACAGCACTGATTGACGGCATGGACCCTGAGCCGGACCGGCACCAGATCTTTGTGGATGTAGAACCG TACACCGGCACACCCTTGACCGGTGGGAAAAGGGTACAGTTCAACATGTTCCTGCGACGGATCGACGCCATCAAGCTGACCGATCGGTTGCAGCCGACCCTCTTCCCGGTCATCTGGATCGACGAAGGTATCGCACTGAACGAGGACATGGTGAAACTGATCGATGACAGCCTAATGAAAGTGCTCAGCCTGCTAGACATTGTGCAGTGGGTACTGATCGGTGTAGGGCTCCTGCTAGCCATCCTGATGCCGATCGTCTTCTTCGTCAAACGCTGTCGTGGCAACGATAGCCGTACGGTTAGTCCTGCCGTAACGGCTACCACGAGTGCGGCCAGCCTATCGATGGCGACGGGCGTTACCGGCGAGCGGAACAAATGA
- the LOC126561556 gene encoding uncharacterized protein LOC126561556: protein MDCAVILVVVVLIVSSVPAGDAIRIWTRCEVARELALKHVPEEQIGDWLCIAEQGSAYNGSAVNLRFKRFGGSGYYGLFQIIDRYACAKYGSICGLSSCDELLDDELDDDIECMLKIHAAYVRELGDGFAAWPIYKTACRAEESETWPRSRRLSVPFDDCLDEEVVRVQAYFKRKRSKAKKANLVLAPAGKVYDRCELAMELRDRHRMPMEQIATWVCIAYHESRFNTSAEGRLNADGSGDHGLFQISDIYWCSTDANRPGKACRVTCDAMKDNDIADDVRCIRMIYEEHQRISGNGFNAWTVYKPYCEGREASFMHNCFEQEEQFPTTPNKPRPGIVAPTVPAKKLPSSEIGKVYDRCELANDLLHKFHMPKEQVATWVCIAYHESRFNTSAEGRLNADGSGDHGLFQISDIYWCSPPGNGWACGVSCDALKDSDITDDVRCVRTIFEEHQRISGDGFNAWSVYKPYCQGRSSSFVRGCFGEEDEQKHPVTVPRPAITAPTSAPRVRSSPGKVFERCELARELHLRQGLSLDQTASWVCIAKYQSNFNTSAIGYGPEGVQYHGMFQLSDEYWCSPPGRGWVCGITCEQLRDGDITDDLACMRHIYEEHQRISGDGYNAWAVYQPYCKGKSATLLDGCFEEGENAIVPTPPTTRRPVSPPKNFPRGKVYSRCELAQELYYRHELPYDQIATWVCIAHRESNYNVSAIGRLNADGSEDHGLFQISDIYWCSPPGKGWVCGLSCSDLEDNDLTDDVECMKTIYEEHTRLSGDGFNAWAVYRPYCKGRSDHYIDGCFEEATTKIITTRIPTTTATSTTKRTTRSWASTTKLPRWSTIPTTRAATTTTSRPKTTSSRWQTERTVPTNTPITTRSTTSLYDFYLNNFGRRPAITTAMPVYTFKPFASRQRATITATDSATNRATTTKSPPVTVDDRFAQRTTRFSDFNRWFQDG, encoded by the coding sequence ATGGACTGTGCGGTGATCCTGGTGGTCGTGGTGCTGATCGTGAGCAGTGTCCCGGCTGGTGACGCGATTCGGATCTGGACGAGGTGTGAAGTGGCTCGTGAGCTAGCGCTTAAGCACGTCCCGGAAGAACAGATCGGTGATTGGTTGTGCATCGCCGAGCAGGGTTCAGCTTACAATGGGTCGGCAGTTAATTTAAGGTTTAAGCGGTTTGGTGGCAGCGGATATTATGGGCTGTTCCAGATAATTGATCGGTACGCGTGTGCAAAGTATGGTTCAATCTGTGGGCTGTCGTCGTGCGATGAGCTGCTGGACGATGAGCTGGACGATGATATTGAGTGTATGCTAAAGATTCATGCGGCGTACGTACGGGAGTTGGGAGATGGGTTTGCTGCTTGGCCAATTTACAAAACTGCTTGCCGTGCGGAAGAAAGTGAAACCTGGCCAAGGTCGCGGAGGTTAAGCGTTCCATTCGATGATTGTCTCGATGAGGAGGTGGTGAGGGTACAGGCGTACTTTAAGCGGAAGCGATCAAAGGCGAAAAAAGCGAACCTCGTGCTAGCGCCAGCAGGGAAGGTGTATGACAGATGTGAACTGGCGATGGAGTTGCGCGATCGACATCGGATGCCGATGGAACAGATCGCAACTTGGGTGTGCATTGCGTACCACGAGAGTCGGTTTAACACGTCGGCTGAGGGCCGTCTCAATGCGGACGGGAGTGGCGATCATGGGCTGTTCCAGATTAGTGACATCTACTGGTGCTCGACGGATGCAAATCGGCCGGGTAAGGCGTGTCGTGTCACGTGCGACGCAATGAAGGACAACGACATTGCGGACGATGTACGGTGCATACGTATGATCTACGAAGAGCATCAGCGTATTTCGGGCAATGGGTTTAACGCGTGGACAGTGTACAAGCCGTACTGTGAAGGTAGGGAGGCTAGCTTCATGCACAATTGCTTCGAGCAGGAAGAACAATTCCCAACCACACCCAACAAACCACGGCCAGGCATTGTGGCCCCAACAGTTCCAGCGAAGAAGTTACCCTCCTCGGAGATCGGGAAGGTGTACGATCGCTGTGAGCTGGCCAACGATCTGCTACACAAGTTCCACATGCCAAAGGAACAGGTGGCAACGTGGGTATGCATTGCGTACCACGAGAGTAGGTTTAACACGTCGGCTGAGGGTCGTCTCAATGCGGACGGAAGTGGCGATCATGGGCTGTTCCAGATAAGTGACATCTACTGGTGCTCTCCCCCGGGTAATGGATGGGCCTGTGGGGTTAGCTGTGATGCGCTGAAGGATTCCGACATTACCGACGATGTACGGTGTGTACGAACGATCTTTGAGGAGCATCAACGAATATCCGGAGATGGGTTTAATGCTTGGTCAGTTTATAAACCTTACTGTCAAGGTCGTTCGAGTTCATTTGTGAGGGGTTGTTTTGGAGAGGAGGACGAGCAGAAGCACCCAGTTACCGTACCAAGACCGGCCATAACAGCTCCAACAAGTGCCCCACGTGTTCGATCCTCACCAGGCAAAGTGTTTGAGCGATGCGAACTCGCCCGGGAACTTCATCTTAGGCAAGGTCTTTCCCTGGATCAAACAGCCAGCTGGGTGTGCATCGCAAAATATCAATCAAACTTCAACACGTCCGCGATCGGTTACGGACCGGAAGGTGTGCAGTACCATGGTATGTTTCAGCTGAGCGATGAGTACTGGTGCTCACCGCCGGGAAGAGGATGGGTTTGTGGGATCACCTGCGAACAGTTGCGTGACGGTGACATCACAGACGATCTGGCTTGCATGCGACACATCTACGAGGAACATCAGCGCATTTCCGGCGACGGGTACAATGCATGGGCCGTGTATCAACCGTACTGTAAGGGTAAAAGTGCCACCCTCTTGGATGGATGTTTCGAGGAAGGTGAAAACGCGATCGTTCCCACGCCACCGACTACCCGGCGTCCGGTGTCGCCGCCGAAGAATTTCCCCCGCGGAAAGGTATACAGCCGGTGCGAGTTGGCACAGGAGCTTTACTACCGGCATGAACTACCGTATGATCAGATCGCGACATGGGTGTGTATTGCACATCGTGAGTCTAACTACAATGTATCGGCGATCGGTCGGTTGAATGCGGACGGCAGCGAAGATCATGGGCTGTTCCAGATTAGCGATATTTACTGGTGTTCACCACCGGGGAAGGGATGGGTTTGTGGACTGTCCTGTTCGGATCTGGAGGATAACGATCTTACCGATGACGTCGAGTGTATGAAGACGATCTATGAGGAGCACACACGATTGTCGGGTGATGGTTTTAATGCTTGGGCCGTCTATCGACCTTATTGCAAGGGACGGTCGGATCACTACATTGATGGATGCTTCGAGGAGGCTACAACGAAGATCATCACGACGAGGATACCTACCACAACAGCCACCAGTACGACCAAGCGCACGACAAGGTCATGGGCAAGTACAACAAAGTTGCCACGATGGAGTACGATCCCTACCACGCGAGCtgccaccactaccactagCAGGCCCAAAACGACTAGCAGTCGGTGGCAGACGGAAAGAACGGTACCTACCAACACACCGATCACCACACGGTCCACCACAAGCTTGTACGACTTTTATCTCAACAACTTCGGACGCCGTCCGGCCATCACTACTGCCATGCCGGTGTACACGTTCAAACCGTTTGCCTCGCGGCAGCGTGCAACGATCACTGCCACCGATAGCGCTACCAACCGTGCAACAACTACCAAATCACCACCTGTCACCGTAGACGATCGTTTTGCGCAGCGCACCACAAGGTTTAGTGACTTTAACCGTTGGTTCCAGGATGGTTAG
- the LOC126561926 gene encoding sensory neuron membrane protein 2 isoform X1 gives MVQCTLIWAGIGVMMAVSGALLGWVVFPRAVHEKVIEATELRQGTDQYKRWEALPQPLDFKVYIFNVTNPYEVMQGRRPKVVEVGPYVYFQYRQKDNIRFSRDRSKVHYSQQQMYVFDPESSYPLTENDDLTVLNMHMNSILQIIDNQAKETITNFRSDVNNTLEKIPVVRVIKRIIERTTPIQSILQIAEDETYDSLRLINAELNRIFGRPDTMFLRTTPKQFLFDGVPFCVNVIGIAKAICKEIEKRNTKTIRTMPDGSLRFSFFSHKNMTDDGMFTINTGIKDPSRTQMIEQWNGRTTLEVWNNRSSGLPSACNKIRGTDGSGYPPFRTGVERMTIFSTDICRTVDIKLTGASSYEGIPALRYEIDGNFLHEIGPEYGNECYCVNKIPKSIVKSNGCLYKGALDLSNCFDAPVVLTLPHMLGVAEEYTALIDGMDPEPDRHQIFVDVEPYTGTPLTGGKRVQFNMFLRRIDAIKLTDRLQPTLFPVIWIDEGIALNEDMVKLIDDSLMKVLSLLDIVQWVLIGVGLLLAILMPIVFFVKRCRGNDSRTVSPAVTATTSAASLSMATGVTGERNK, from the exons GCTACGGAACTACGTCAAGGGACGGATCAATACAAGCGATGGGAAGCATTGCCACAGCCGTTAGATTTTAAAGTGTACATATTCAACGTCACTaatccgtacgaagtgatgcAAGGACGACGGCCGAAGGTGGTTGAAGTTGGACCATACGTTTATTT CCAATATCGCCAGAAGGATAATATACGGTTTAGTCGAGATCGGTCCAAGGTGCATTACAGTCAGCAGCAGATGTATGTCTTCGATCCCGAATCGTCCTATCCACTGACGGAAAACGATGATCTTACAGTGTTAAACATGCACATGAAT AGCATTTTACAAATAATCGATAACCAAGCAAAGGAAACGATCACCAATTTTCGATCGGACGTGAATAATACACTCGAAAAAATTCCCGTCGTTAGAGTCATTAAACGGATCATCGAGCGCACCACGCCGATCCAA TCCATACTGCAAATAGCCGAGGATGAAACGTACGACAGTTTGCGACTGATCAATGCCGAGCTGAACCGTATCTTTGGCCGACCGGACACAATGTTCCTGCGGACGACACCGAAACAGTTTCTCTTCGACGGTGTACCGTTCTGCGTGAATGTGATCGGCATTGCGAAAGCAATCTGCAAGGAGATCGAGAAGCGTAACACCAAAACCATTCGCACCATGCCGGATGGAAGTTTACGGTTTTCGTTCTTTAGCCAC AAAAACATGACAGATGATGGTATGTTTACGATCAACACGGGAATTAAGGATCCGTCGCGGACGCAAATGATTGAACAGTGGAATGGCCGAACAACGCTCGAGGTGTGGAACAATCGGAGCAGTGGATTGCCCTCTGCCTGCAACAAGATCCGGGGTACTGATGGGTCCGGCTATCCACCGTTCCGAACCGGTGTCGAACGAATGACGATCTTCAGCACCGATATCTGCCG CACGGTGGACATTAAGCTAACCGGGGCATCATCGTACGAAGGCATCCCCGCACTGCGGTACGAGATCGACGGTAACTTCCTGCATGAAATAGGACCCGAGTACGGCAACGAGTGTTACTGCGTGAACAAGATCCCGAAGTCGATCGTTAAAAGCAATGGCTGCCTGTACAAGGGCGCACTGGATCTTTCCAACTGTTTCG ATGCACCGGTGGTTCTGACGCTTCCTCATATGCTGGGTGTAGCCGAGGAATATACAGCACTGATTGACGGCATGGACCCTGAGCCGGACCGGCACCAGATCTTTGTGGATGTAGAACCG TACACCGGCACACCCTTGACCGGTGGGAAAAGGGTACAGTTCAACATGTTCCTGCGACGGATCGACGCCATCAAGCTGACCGATCGGTTGCAGCCGACCCTCTTCCCGGTCATCTGGATCGACGAAGGTATCGCACTGAACGAGGACATGGTGAAACTGATCGATGACAGCCTAATGAAAGTGCTCAGCCTGCTAGACATTGTGCAGTGGGTACTGATCGGTGTAGGGCTCCTGCTAGCCATCCTGATGCCGATCGTCTTCTTCGTCAAACGCTGTCGTGGCAACGATAGCCGTACGGTTAGTCCTGCCGTAACGGCTACCACGAGTGCGGCCAGCCTATCGATGGCGACGGGCGTTACCGGCGAGCGGAACAAATGA